One stretch of Bacillus spongiae DNA includes these proteins:
- a CDS encoding ABC transporter ATP-binding protein: protein MVLKSLTYSYRTVWKASKFLLFIILLLKIGLGFVPLLNIWLFEKLFDSIATSVSNNTMDTVVFIYLFGLAFTSFLTFVLYRLTDILKKIMSYKFEVYSKRYIFLQSRNVPYIEYENPEFQNSYYRVFSGQQNMLNVVDSSLTIIQSSISLVTVMWYLLHIDILFILLLIIMVLPLYIIEVKNGKQRYELMRKLTEIGRMNGYLENLLIRRESLKGIRINNLETYFVDKWEKNFVKSSKEKVRLDIKQTKWLFLSNIVLVFSYLASGGYVYYLMYKELLTIGVLAAVLQAIQTLQGIVPNLTGNISTFYESALHVKEFQGFSPKYERKTVEKRSLPIIESIEAKGLSFTYPNNVQETIRNIDLSLQRGKKIAVIGNNGSGKTTLIKCLIGLYETSKMVEINHSYHLEELNQEDFRANISVLFQDFNKYDFSIKENISISNVEDLNLDKMVYYATKTGINDHIQMLPDKYDTILGRSFGNSKDFSGGQWQKLALSRAMFKETDFLFLDEPTSAMDPESEFQIINNLLNEMEDVGVVYITHRINVAMLADEILLMEDGEIKERGSHEELVSKKGQYFKLYNRQLDYLARKEGGVPVG, encoded by the coding sequence ATGGTATTAAAGAGCTTGACGTATAGTTATCGTACGGTGTGGAAAGCGAGTAAATTTTTATTATTTATTATTTTATTATTAAAGATCGGATTGGGCTTTGTCCCGTTATTGAATATATGGTTATTTGAGAAATTATTTGACTCAATTGCAACATCCGTTTCGAACAATACGATGGATACCGTTGTGTTTATTTATCTTTTTGGTCTAGCATTTACTAGTTTTCTAACGTTTGTATTGTACAGATTAACAGATATTTTGAAAAAAATTATGAGCTATAAATTTGAGGTTTATTCAAAGAGATATATTTTTCTCCAATCACGCAATGTGCCTTATATTGAATATGAAAATCCAGAGTTTCAGAATAGTTATTATCGAGTTTTTTCCGGTCAACAAAATATGCTTAATGTAGTAGATAGTAGTTTAACAATCATTCAATCCTCTATTTCTTTAGTTACAGTTATGTGGTATTTGCTTCATATAGACATACTGTTCATCCTATTGTTAATTATTATGGTACTCCCTCTTTACATCATTGAGGTAAAGAATGGAAAACAAAGGTATGAATTAATGAGAAAACTAACAGAAATCGGCAGAATGAATGGCTACCTCGAGAACCTACTAATTAGAAGAGAGTCATTAAAAGGAATAAGAATAAATAATCTAGAAACGTATTTTGTTGATAAGTGGGAAAAAAATTTTGTGAAAAGCTCAAAGGAAAAAGTACGCTTAGATATTAAACAAACGAAATGGCTCTTTCTTTCAAACATTGTGTTAGTATTCTCTTATTTAGCCTCTGGAGGATATGTGTATTACTTAATGTATAAAGAGCTGCTTACAATTGGAGTCTTGGCAGCAGTACTACAAGCCATACAAACTTTACAAGGAATTGTTCCGAACCTCACAGGCAATATATCGACCTTTTACGAAAGTGCTCTTCATGTAAAGGAATTTCAAGGATTCTCACCTAAATACGAGCGAAAGACTGTTGAGAAAAGGTCTCTTCCTATCATTGAGTCAATTGAAGCGAAGGGACTCTCGTTTACCTATCCGAATAATGTTCAAGAGACGATAAGAAATATTGATTTATCTCTTCAAAGGGGAAAGAAAATAGCCGTTATTGGAAACAATGGTTCCGGAAAAACTACATTAATCAAATGTTTGATTGGACTCTATGAGACAAGTAAAATGGTTGAAATTAATCATTCATACCATTTAGAGGAACTTAACCAAGAGGATTTTAGAGCAAATATTAGTGTATTATTTCAAGATTTCAATAAATATGATTTCTCTATCAAGGAAAATATTTCTATTTCGAATGTGGAAGATTTAAACCTAGATAAAATGGTTTACTATGCGACAAAGACAGGAATAAATGATCATATTCAAATGCTTCCGGATAAATATGACACGATTCTCGGTAGGTCATTTGGAAACAGTAAAGATTTTTCTGGGGGGCAGTGGCAAAAGCTCGCCTTATCAAGGGCCATGTTTAAAGAAACAGATTTTCTTTTTCTCGACGAACCTACGTCAGCAATGGATCCTGAAAGTGAATTCCAAATCATTAACAACCTTCTTAATGAAATGGAAGATGTTGGTGTTGTTTATATTACCCATCGGATTAACGTTGCTATGTTAGCCGATGAAATATTGTTAATGGAAGATGGCGAGATTAAAGAAAGGGGGTCGCATGAAGAGCTTGTAAGTAAGAAAGGGCAGTATTTCAAGCTGTACAATAGACAATTAGACTATTTAGCTCGTAAAGAAGGAGGCGTGCCTGTTGGATAA
- a CDS encoding MauE/DoxX family redox-associated membrane protein, protein MDNLAIPIISYILLLVFLFSLIDKVRNWHAFVSKVEEYRLLPKKLVKPVNYFFILIELYLVFVFLLMKFSLLNLFIFVLLICMYTGAIAINLYRGNTLISCGCGGPLENDRLSSMLLIRNLSLILLGGSLLFLDPLHYQWADLLNAFLVSLSILLLYGVINLFSLQIKLVKRLKEKLEYFSNVKEEF, encoded by the coding sequence TTGGATAACCTTGCTATACCAATTATAAGTTACATACTATTACTAGTTTTTCTCTTTTCATTAATCGATAAAGTTAGAAATTGGCATGCATTTGTAAGTAAAGTGGAGGAATATAGATTATTACCAAAAAAATTAGTAAAGCCAGTTAATTATTTTTTTATACTAATTGAACTCTACTTAGTGTTCGTCTTTTTATTAATGAAGTTTTCCTTACTTAACCTATTCATTTTTGTATTATTAATCTGTATGTATACGGGGGCTATCGCGATTAATTTGTATCGTGGAAATACATTAATATCTTGTGGGTGTGGAGGTCCTTTAGAAAATGATAGGCTGAGTTCAATGCTCCTTATTAGGAATTTATCGTTAATACTTTTAGGAGGTTCCTTACTATTTTTAGATCCTCTTCACTATCAATGGGCTGACTTATTAAATGCTTTTTTAGTTAGTTTAAGCATCTTATTGTTGTATGGAGTGATTAATTTATTTTCACTACAAATCAAGTTAGTTAAAAGATTGAAAGAAAAATTAGAGTATTTTAGTAATGTTAAGGAGGAATTTTGA
- a CDS encoding thioredoxin family protein, which yields MLDSILLSIILVILVATLGILYYMLKYNSNFLKQIQSLKGVQFDTLNVGEEAPMFRVMDEGGKRFVSKKEFYDKNTLLLFMNTKCHTCKAIIDKLDIIVKNYDLNIVAINNDEVFDDSEVKKALPDSVKYIRASHISMSYYVYVTPTVVLIEKGKIKMTNKVSNFNSLLNMLITEKNKLVS from the coding sequence ATGTTAGATAGTATATTGCTTTCCATTATTTTAGTAATACTCGTAGCCACATTAGGGATTTTATATTATATGTTAAAGTATAATAGTAATTTTCTTAAACAAATCCAGAGCCTAAAAGGAGTGCAATTCGACACGTTAAATGTAGGAGAAGAAGCCCCGATGTTTCGAGTGATGGATGAAGGTGGCAAGAGATTTGTGTCTAAAAAAGAATTTTATGATAAAAACACGCTATTACTATTTATGAACACTAAGTGTCATACGTGTAAAGCTATTATCGATAAGCTAGATATTATCGTAAAAAACTATGATTTAAATATTGTTGCGATAAATAATGATGAAGTATTTGATGACAGTGAAGTGAAGAAAGCACTTCCAGACAGTGTAAAGTATATTAGAGCTTCTCATATTTCTATGTCCTACTATGTTTATGTAACACCAACAGTAGTGTTGATTGAAAAAGGAAAGATAAAAATGACTAATAAGGTATCCAATTTTAATAGTCTATTAAATATGTTAATTACAGAGAAAAATAAATTAGTTAGCTAA
- a CDS encoding (S)-benzoin forming benzil reductase: MKVAIITGGSKGLGAALATEMFQYGMKVISVARTRNEKLEQIAKENQAVFEQYQCDLSNRKETEELFSSISKELLQQNASTIHIVNNAAVVGPIEKIGRISSEELEKSLHINILAPMLINNMFTAVFQNTSTQLIVVNITSGAANHPVHGWSVYGPTKAALDLYTETAALEQTEGEQKPVFISFNPGVMDTEMQTEIRSATKDNFKDVEKFKEYKEKSILRTPNLVAEKLAKLMTGESLETGKVYKINDLL, encoded by the coding sequence ATGAAAGTTGCCATTATTACAGGAGGTTCAAAAGGGTTAGGAGCTGCTCTTGCCACTGAAATGTTTCAATATGGAATGAAGGTTATTTCTGTTGCTAGAACAAGAAATGAGAAGCTAGAACAGATTGCTAAAGAAAACCAGGCCGTTTTTGAACAGTACCAATGTGATTTATCAAACAGAAAAGAAACAGAAGAATTATTTTCTAGCATTAGTAAGGAATTATTACAGCAAAATGCTAGTACTATTCATATTGTAAATAATGCAGCAGTCGTCGGTCCTATTGAGAAGATAGGAAGGATCTCATCTGAAGAATTAGAGAAAAGTCTTCATATAAATATCTTGGCTCCGATGCTCATTAACAATATGTTTACAGCCGTATTTCAGAATACTTCAACACAATTAATCGTCGTGAATATTACTTCTGGTGCTGCCAATCACCCTGTTCATGGTTGGAGTGTTTATGGACCAACGAAAGCTGCACTTGATTTATATACAGAAACAGCCGCATTAGAGCAGACAGAAGGGGAGCAAAAGCCTGTGTTCATTTCCTTTAACCCAGGTGTGATGGATACGGAAATGCAGACAGAAATTCGCTCAGCGACAAAGGACAATTTTAAGGATGTTGAAAAGTTTAAAGAGTACAAAGAGAAGAGTATTTTAAGAACGCCTAACCTTGTAGCTGAAAAACTAGCCAAACTAATGACGGGTGAATCATTAGAAACGGGAAAAGTATACAAAATTAACGATCTACTGTAG
- a CDS encoding alpha/beta hydrolase, protein MPRCLVKDTSIYYEVIGEGTPLLLIHPPGLGREIFYQQRVLRESYQLVMPDLGGHGDSGGKVLFTITEYVEQLVHIIEEIRISSLFICGYSAGGIIAQELGKRIPDKVKGMILLGGYPKVVDKRLKVMHKLGIYMLKHHPNRLMSLLAKVHSTNSDVKAKLENHMKKSYVPNWSYFYEQSYHYNGTETIHKLCFPLLLVYGKKADWVNNQSRFYQDNILQQKVFIKGGTHEIPSKFPQQCNEAIQQFIKKLSLLSP, encoded by the coding sequence ATGCCAAGATGCCTAGTAAAGGATACGTCGATTTATTATGAAGTGATTGGAGAAGGAACACCCTTATTACTGATTCATCCTCCAGGATTGGGTAGGGAGATATTCTATCAACAACGAGTGTTGAGGGAATCCTATCAACTAGTTATGCCTGATTTAGGGGGACATGGAGATAGTGGTGGAAAAGTACTTTTTACAATAACAGAGTATGTTGAACAGTTGGTTCACATTATTGAAGAAATTAGAATTTCCTCCTTGTTCATATGCGGGTATTCTGCTGGTGGCATTATTGCACAAGAGCTAGGTAAACGTATTCCAGATAAAGTAAAAGGAATGATTTTATTAGGTGGGTATCCAAAGGTAGTAGATAAACGTTTAAAAGTAATGCATAAATTAGGAATCTATATGTTAAAGCATCATCCTAATCGCTTAATGTCACTCTTAGCCAAGGTACATAGCACGAACTCTGACGTGAAGGCAAAGCTGGAAAATCATATGAAAAAATCATATGTTCCAAATTGGTCATATTTCTATGAGCAGTCTTATCATTATAATGGAACTGAAACGATACATAAGCTTTGTTTCCCATTACTACTCGTATACGGTAAGAAAGCCGATTGGGTAAACAATCAATCACGGTTTTATCAAGACAATATCCTGCAACAAAAAGTTTTTATTAAAGGCGGAACGCATGAAATTCCGTCGAAATTTCCTCAGCAATGTAATGAAGCAATTCAACAATTTATAAAGAAATTATCTCTTCTTTCACCATAG
- a CDS encoding HD domain-containing protein, which yields MGIHHYFKSLSDLEKIYRCPGKFKYDEHSVASHSFKVTKIAQFLGTVEEAEGQKVDWKTLYEKALNHDYAELFTGDIKTPVKYASEELRRLFSEVEEEMADKFVKKEIPLPYQAVYMHRFQEGKDDTLEGNILSVADKIDLLYESFGEIQKGNPEPLFFEIYQEALSTILKFKELTSVTYFLEEVLPDMLSEKFIPQNELRLITKKIIERS from the coding sequence ATGGGAATTCACCATTATTTTAAAAGTTTATCCGATTTAGAGAAAATTTATCGTTGTCCAGGGAAGTTCAAGTATGATGAGCATTCTGTTGCAAGTCATTCGTTTAAAGTGACAAAAATTGCTCAATTTTTGGGGACAGTAGAAGAAGCTGAAGGACAAAAAGTGGACTGGAAAACGTTATACGAAAAAGCTTTAAATCATGATTATGCGGAACTCTTTACTGGAGATATTAAGACACCTGTAAAATATGCTTCAGAGGAACTGCGACGATTATTTAGTGAAGTGGAGGAGGAAATGGCAGATAAATTTGTAAAAAAAGAAATTCCATTACCTTATCAAGCGGTATATATGCACCGCTTCCAAGAGGGAAAAGATGATACATTAGAAGGAAATATCTTATCAGTCGCTGATAAAATTGACCTTTTATATGAATCGTTTGGTGAAATTCAAAAAGGAAATCCAGAACCATTATTTTTCGAGATTTATCAAGAAGCACTCAGTACAATATTGAAATTTAAGGAATTAACCTCAGTAACCTATTTTTTAGAGGAAGTTTTACCGGACATGCTATCAGAGAAATTTATTCCACAAAACGAATTAAGGCTGATTACCAAAAAGATTATTGAACGCTCTTAA
- a CDS encoding CsbA family protein has translation MTKLLLAIFLPGLLVMFFARVTFNHVVALLLTVALIAASVYKGYTDTWLLIVVDAASLTAGFWSANRMRTNANKSA, from the coding sequence ATGACCAAGTTGCTTTTAGCCATTTTCTTACCAGGGTTATTAGTTATGTTTTTTGCAAGGGTTACGTTTAATCACGTTGTTGCGCTCCTTTTAACGGTTGCCCTAATAGCAGCTTCTGTCTATAAAGGGTACACTGATACATGGTTGCTAATCGTTGTCGATGCAGCCTCATTAACGGCGGGTTTTTGGAGCGCTAATCGAATGAGGACTAATGCGAATAAAAGTGCTTAA
- the uvrB gene encoding excinuclease ABC subunit UvrB: MGGSTVDNFQLKSKYQPQGDQPKAIQKIVEGINEGKRHQTLLGATGTGKTFTMSNVIEKVKKPTLVIAHNKTLAGQLYSEFKEFFPDNAVEYFVSYYDYYQPEAYVPQTDTFIEKDASINDEIDKLRHSATSSLFERKDVIVIASVSCIYGLGSPEEYRELVVSLRVGMELERNQLLHKLVDVQYERNDIDFRRGTFRVRGDVVEIFPASRDEQCIRVEFFGDEIDRIREIDSLTGEVVAERDHVAIFPASHFVTREEKMRLAIENIEKELEEQLTILREEDKLLEAQRLEQRTRYDLEMMREMGFCSGIENYSRHLTLRPSGSTPYTLLDYFPEDFLMIIDESHVTLPQVRGMYNGDQARKKVLVDHGFRLPSAMDNRPLQFNEFEKKTNQLVYVTATPGPYEIEHSPKMVEQIIRPTGLLDPTIEVKPIEGQIDDLVDEIQERINRNERTLVTTLTKKMSEDLTDYLKELGIKVQYLHSEVKTLERIEIIRELRLGKYDVLVGINLLREGLDIPEVSLVTILDADKEGFLRSERSLIQTMGRAARNANGHVIMYADKMTDSMQKAIDETKRRREIQMEYNEKHDIVPRTIQKEIREVIRASHAAEESAEYTPATQATKKLTKTEKENLLTQLEGDMKDAAKALDFERAAQLRDTILELKAEG, translated from the coding sequence ATGGGAGGCAGTACAGTGGATAATTTTCAGTTGAAATCTAAATATCAACCTCAAGGAGACCAACCGAAAGCAATTCAGAAGATTGTTGAAGGCATCAATGAGGGGAAGCGTCATCAAACCTTGTTAGGAGCAACTGGTACGGGTAAAACTTTTACAATGTCGAATGTGATTGAGAAAGTGAAGAAACCGACTTTAGTTATTGCTCATAATAAAACATTAGCAGGACAACTTTATAGTGAGTTCAAGGAGTTTTTCCCAGACAACGCAGTAGAGTATTTTGTTAGTTATTATGATTATTATCAACCAGAAGCCTACGTCCCTCAAACGGATACATTCATTGAAAAGGATGCTAGCATTAATGATGAGATTGATAAGCTTAGACATTCAGCTACCTCATCATTATTTGAACGTAAGGATGTCATCGTGATTGCGAGTGTATCCTGTATATACGGTTTGGGTTCTCCTGAAGAGTATCGGGAGCTTGTCGTCTCCCTTCGAGTTGGAATGGAGCTTGAGAGGAATCAGTTGCTTCATAAGTTAGTTGACGTACAATATGAACGAAACGATATTGATTTTCGCCGGGGTACGTTCAGGGTGCGGGGAGATGTTGTTGAAATTTTTCCTGCATCAAGAGACGAGCAGTGTATACGTGTTGAATTTTTTGGCGATGAAATAGACCGGATTAGAGAGATAGACTCCCTTACAGGGGAAGTGGTAGCAGAGCGAGATCATGTCGCTATTTTCCCAGCATCTCACTTTGTAACGAGAGAGGAGAAGATGCGTTTAGCCATTGAAAATATTGAGAAAGAGCTAGAAGAGCAGCTAACGATTCTTCGTGAAGAAGACAAACTTCTAGAGGCTCAACGATTAGAACAACGGACCCGCTATGATTTAGAAATGATGCGTGAAATGGGTTTTTGCTCCGGAATTGAGAATTATTCACGTCATTTAACTTTACGACCATCTGGTTCGACCCCATATACTTTATTGGATTATTTTCCTGAAGATTTTTTAATGATTATTGATGAGTCCCACGTGACACTTCCACAAGTTCGCGGGATGTATAACGGAGATCAAGCACGTAAAAAAGTGCTTGTTGACCATGGGTTTCGCTTGCCATCGGCCATGGACAATCGGCCGTTGCAGTTTAATGAATTTGAGAAGAAAACAAATCAACTTGTATATGTAACCGCCACACCAGGTCCATATGAAATAGAACATAGTCCGAAAATGGTGGAGCAAATTATTCGTCCGACCGGATTATTAGACCCGACGATAGAGGTCAAGCCAATTGAGGGACAAATAGATGATCTTGTAGATGAAATTCAAGAGCGTATAAACCGAAATGAGCGGACGCTAGTAACGACATTAACGAAGAAAATGTCAGAAGATTTAACAGATTATTTGAAGGAATTAGGGATTAAAGTGCAATATTTGCATTCTGAAGTGAAGACATTAGAACGAATAGAGATTATACGGGAATTAAGGTTAGGTAAATATGATGTACTCGTAGGAATTAATTTACTAAGAGAGGGTCTTGATATTCCAGAAGTATCTTTAGTGACAATATTAGATGCTGATAAAGAAGGCTTTTTACGGTCGGAACGCTCCTTAATCCAAACGATGGGTCGGGCCGCTCGAAATGCAAACGGTCACGTTATTATGTATGCAGATAAAATGACGGATTCTATGCAAAAAGCAATCGATGAGACGAAGCGTCGTCGTGAAATTCAAATGGAATACAATGAAAAGCATGATATTGTTCCAAGAACCATTCAGAAGGAAATTCGTGAAGTAATACGAGCCTCGCATGCTGCGGAGGAGTCAGCAGAATATACACCAGCTACACAAGCGACGAAGAAATTAACCAAAACTGAAAAAGAGAATTTATTAACTCAACTTGAAGGAGATATGAAGGATGCAGCCAAAGCACTTGACTTTGAAAGAGCTGCGCAGTTAAGGGATACAATATTAGAGTTAAAAGCGGAAGGATGA
- the uvrA gene encoding excinuclease ABC subunit UvrA has product MGIDHIVVKGARAHNLKNIDVTIPRDKLVVLTGLSGSGKSSLAFDTVYAEGQRRYVESLSAYARQFLGQMDKPDVDAIEGLSPAISIDQKTTSRNPRSTVGTVTEIYDYLRLLYARVGKPICPNHGIEITSQTIEQMVDRILEYPERTKLQVLAPIVSGRKGTHVKALEEVKKQGYVRVRINGDMHDLSEDIQLEKNKKHSIEVIVDRVVVKEGVEARLADSLETALKLAEGRVIIDVIGEEELLFSEHHACPICGFSIGELEPRMFSFNSPYGACPSCDGLGTKLEVDKELIIPNDQLSLKSHAIAPWEPTSSQYYPQLLSAVANHYGIDMDVPVKELGSDQLDKILYGSGNEQVYFRYENDFGQVRENHIQFEGVIGNIERRYRETSSDYIREQMEKYMAQQACPTCKGHRLKPEALSVKIADRHIGEITILSIEDADKFFEMLSLSEKDMKIANLILREIRERLGFLVNVGLDYLTMSRAAGTLSGGEAQRIRLATQIGSRLTGVLYILDEPSIGLHQRDNDRLIATLQNMRDIGNTLIVVEHDEDTMLAADYLIDVGPGAGVHGGEIVAAGTPDEVMKMDDSLTGQYLAGKKFIPLPLERRKEDGRYVEIIGAKENNLKNVRVKFPLGMFIAVTGVSGSGKSTLINEILHKSLAQKLHRSKSKPGVYKEIKGVEHLDKVIDIDQSPIGRTPRSNPATYTGVFDDIRDVFATTNEAKVRGYKKGRFSFNVKGGRCEACRGDGIIKIEMHFLPDVYVPCEVCHGKRYNRETLEVKYKGKNIADVLKMTIEDALPFFENIPKIHRKLQTIADVGLGYMELGQPATTLSGGEAQRVKLASELHRRSTGRSLYILDEPTTGLHVDDIARLLIVLQRLVENGDTVLVIEHNLDVIKAADYIVDLGPEGGDKGGQIIAKGTPEKVAEKIGSYTGKYLKPILQRDRERMKKKLLEHESVSS; this is encoded by the coding sequence ATGGGTATTGATCATATTGTTGTAAAAGGAGCTAGGGCTCATAATTTAAAAAATATCGACGTCACAATCCCGAGGGATAAACTGGTCGTCTTAACAGGCTTATCTGGGTCAGGGAAATCCTCCCTTGCGTTTGATACAGTGTATGCGGAGGGACAACGTCGTTATGTTGAATCATTATCAGCCTATGCACGCCAATTTCTTGGCCAAATGGATAAACCGGATGTTGATGCGATTGAAGGGCTTTCTCCAGCGATTTCTATCGATCAGAAAACGACGAGTCGAAATCCACGATCTACCGTTGGAACGGTGACGGAAATATATGACTACTTACGCCTTCTCTATGCAAGGGTCGGAAAACCGATTTGTCCTAATCATGGAATTGAAATTACGTCTCAAACAATTGAACAAATGGTGGATCGTATTCTTGAATACCCAGAAAGAACAAAGCTCCAAGTACTGGCACCGATTGTGTCAGGAAGAAAAGGAACGCATGTAAAAGCTTTGGAGGAAGTAAAGAAACAAGGGTATGTTCGTGTAAGAATTAATGGAGATATGCATGATTTAAGTGAAGATATACAGCTTGAAAAAAATAAAAAACATAGCATTGAAGTAATTGTAGACAGAGTAGTCGTGAAAGAAGGAGTAGAGGCAAGGTTAGCGGATTCATTAGAAACAGCATTAAAGTTAGCTGAAGGCCGAGTGATTATTGACGTGATCGGAGAAGAAGAATTGTTATTTTCTGAACATCATGCTTGTCCTATTTGTGGCTTTTCAATTGGTGAGCTTGAGCCTCGCATGTTTTCTTTTAATTCTCCGTATGGAGCATGCCCAAGCTGTGATGGATTAGGAACAAAACTAGAAGTAGACAAGGAATTGATCATTCCAAATGACCAGTTGAGTTTAAAATCACATGCAATTGCTCCTTGGGAACCAACTAGTTCACAATATTATCCACAATTGTTATCAGCTGTTGCCAATCACTATGGAATTGATATGGATGTTCCAGTGAAGGAGCTCGGTTCAGATCAACTTGATAAAATATTGTATGGGTCTGGAAATGAACAAGTATATTTTCGTTATGAGAATGATTTTGGCCAAGTTCGAGAAAATCATATTCAATTTGAAGGAGTTATCGGCAATATTGAGCGCCGATATCGTGAAACGAGTTCAGATTATATTCGTGAACAAATGGAAAAGTATATGGCTCAGCAAGCATGCCCAACCTGTAAGGGACACCGCTTAAAGCCAGAGGCACTCTCTGTTAAAATAGCTGACCGTCATATTGGGGAAATCACTATTCTTTCCATTGAAGATGCGGATAAATTCTTCGAGATGTTATCACTTTCTGAAAAGGACATGAAAATTGCCAATTTAATATTAAGAGAAATTCGTGAACGTTTAGGGTTTTTAGTCAACGTAGGGCTAGACTATTTGACGATGAGTAGAGCTGCAGGCACTTTGTCTGGTGGAGAGGCCCAGCGGATTAGGCTTGCTACCCAAATCGGTTCTCGCTTAACGGGAGTTCTATATATTCTTGATGAGCCTTCCATTGGTTTACATCAGCGCGATAATGACCGATTAATTGCCACGCTTCAAAATATGAGAGATATTGGGAATACACTTATTGTTGTTGAACATGATGAAGATACAATGCTTGCAGCAGATTATTTAATTGATGTTGGCCCAGGAGCAGGTGTACATGGTGGAGAAATCGTCGCTGCAGGTACCCCAGATGAAGTTATGAAAATGGACGATTCATTAACAGGCCAGTATTTAGCTGGTAAGAAATTCATTCCTCTTCCTTTAGAACGTCGTAAAGAGGACGGGCGGTATGTCGAAATTATTGGGGCAAAGGAAAATAATCTAAAAAATGTTAGAGTCAAGTTTCCACTGGGAATGTTTATTGCCGTAACAGGGGTATCGGGTTCAGGAAAAAGTACGTTAATTAATGAAATCCTTCATAAGTCGTTAGCTCAAAAGCTTCATAGATCTAAAAGTAAGCCAGGTGTATATAAAGAAATTAAAGGTGTGGAGCATTTAGATAAAGTGATTGATATTGATCAATCACCTATAGGACGAACTCCGCGCTCTAATCCTGCTACATATACTGGTGTGTTTGATGATATTCGTGACGTTTTTGCGACAACGAATGAAGCAAAGGTACGAGGCTATAAAAAGGGGAGGTTCTCCTTTAATGTAAAAGGTGGCCGTTGTGAAGCGTGTCGTGGTGATGGAATTATAAAAATTGAGATGCATTTCTTGCCGGATGTATATGTACCTTGTGAGGTTTGTCATGGAAAGAGATATAATCGTGAAACCCTTGAAGTAAAGTATAAAGGGAAGAACATAGCAGACGTTCTTAAAATGACGATTGAAGACGCTCTACCTTTTTTTGAAAACATTCCTAAAATTCACCGTAAGCTTCAAACCATTGCTGACGTAGGATTAGGATATATGGAATTAGGTCAACCCGCGACAACGTTATCCGGCGGTGAAGCGCAACGCGTAAAGCTGGCATCCGAACTACACCGTCGTTCGACTGGACGCTCACTATATATTTTAGATGAACCTACAACGGGTTTACATGTGGATGATATTGCTCGACTACTGATTGTTTTACAGCGTCTTGTAGAAAACGGTGATACCGTCTTAGTAATCGAACATAATCTTGATGTTATTAAAGCGGCTGATTATATTGTTGATCTAGGGCCTGAGGGAGGAGACAAAGGGGGGCAAATTATTGCCAAAGGTACTCCTGAAAAAGTAGCAGAAAAGATAGGGTCTTATACAGGGAAATATTTAAAGCCTATTCTTCAAAGGGATCGTGAAAGAATGAAGAAAAAGCTATTAGAGCATGAAAGTGTTTCATCGTAA
- a CDS encoding DUF4870 domain-containing protein, with translation METNKILSSLSYFSIFFAGFVFPLVVFFVSTDKEVKGHAMKALISHIIPIIGVPFLLLSIFFDIGVIATGSGIPFFLISSIAIYLIFVMIIVIWNVYKGVKVLL, from the coding sequence ATGGAAACGAATAAGATATTATCATCCTTATCGTATTTTAGCATTTTTTTCGCAGGTTTTGTTTTTCCGTTAGTCGTCTTTTTCGTGTCAACGGATAAAGAAGTAAAAGGTCATGCTATGAAAGCTTTAATTTCTCATATTATTCCCATTATCGGAGTACCATTTCTTTTACTTTCCATATTTTTTGATATTGGTGTCATCGCTACAGGGAGTGGAATTCCATTTTTTCTAATAAGTTCAATTGCCATTTACTTAATATTTGTGATGATTATAGTAATATGGAATGTATATAAAGGTGTGAAAGTACTTCTGTAG